DNA from Ignavibacteriales bacterium:
CACTTAAGTATGCATTTCCTGATAACAAAAAGGGAATCATTTTTATTAGCTTAAAAAAAATAAATGGAAATGCAGAAATTGAAATTACAGATAACGGTGTCGGGGTTTCTGATAATTTTAATATTAATGATGCAAAAGGTATGGGATTACAATTGATAAATATGCTTACCCAGCAGTTAAGCGGTACATTAACAGTTGAAGCCAATAATGGCACCAGGTTTAAAATTCTATTTCCTTTGGAGCAATAGTTTAATAGATTGAATATTAATTATTGTAACAGATAAATAACCAGGAGTTTTGATGTTAAAAAGTTTTTTATTCTTTTCTGTTTTGATTATTACTTTTGCCTGTACTCAAAAACCAACTGCAGATCCAAACTATGTTAAAGAAATAAAGGATTGGGATGCAAAGCGAGTTAGTAGATTAAAAGCTGATGACGGTTGGCTTAATCTTGCTGGAAGATTTTGGTTAAGGCCTGGCATTAGCACCTTTGGTTCTGCAAAAGATAATGACCTGATTGTTGAGTCTGCAGCTTTTCCACAGTACGCAGGAACATTTTTATTTGTTGATTCCAACGTAACGTTTAAAGTTGATAAAGATATAGAAGTTTTATTAAACGGCAATCCTGTTAAGGAAATAAAACTGATTGATGATCAGAAAAAAGATATAACGGTTTTACAAATAGGTTCTGTAAAATTTAACCTGATAATTAGAGATACTCTTTATGGAATACGTTTTCGTGATTTAAACTCTGAGCTGGTAAAAAACTTTAAAGGTATAGAAAGATTTCCGATTGATGAAAACTGGAAACTTAATGCAACATTTGAAACATATAATCCCCCAAAAGAAATTGCAGTGCCAAATATATTAGGACAAGTAAATAAGGAAAAATCCTCCGGCGCAGTGGTGTTTAAGAAAAATGGCGGCTATTACAAAATTGACGCTGTTGATGAAGGCGATGAAAACCTGTTTTTAATTTTTGCAGATCACACTAGCGGAGTTGAAACTTACGGCGGTGGAAGATTTATGTATGTAAGCAAACCGGATTCGACCGGAACAATACTTTTAGATTTTAATAAAGCGTTCAATCCACCCTGTGTGTTTACAAAATTTGCAACATGTCCTATGCCGCCGATACAAAATTATCTTAAACTAAGAATTGAAGCAGGTGAAAAAGTTTATGGACATTAGGCTTTGTTATTTGTAATTGAAGCATTGACGGAGATTCTTTTATATGAGTTTTATTATCAAATGATGTTGCCTATAGATTAGTAATAATCAATGCAAGAATTGTAGCGGGTACTTGTGTGGAGAGCTTTATTTTTATACTAGCTAAATATTGATATCGTAAATATTTTAAAAGTATTTCACAATACTTTTCAAAAAGATCTTAATTTTATATATTGTTTTTAGTAGGGATTAGAAATTCGATTAAACTTTAACTACTAAAGGCAAAAAATGAAAACGAGTAGAAAAACATCACGCTTAACGGGTGTACTATATTTAATTATCATTGCCACGGGAATGTTTGCAGAATTTTTTGTTCGAGCAAACCTGATTGTTCCCAGTGATGCTTCCGCAACCACAAACAACATTATTGCATCAGAATCACTTTTCCGGCTAAACATTTTTGCTGATCTTGTTATGATCATCTGCGATGTTGGCTTGGCAATACTTTTTTATCTGCTGCTAAAACCTGTAAGTAAACCACTTGCATTGCTTGCTTCTTTTTTCAGGCTGGCGCAAGCTACATCGCTTGGCGTTAATTTATTAAATATGTTTTTTGTTCTGCAGCTTATTAGCGGCGCAAATTATCTAGCGGTTTTAGAACCTAATCAATTACAGGCATTTATAATGATGTTTCTAGAATCGCATTCAACAGGATATACTCTAGCTCTTGTATTCTTTGGTTTTAATTTGATTATTCTTGGAGTGTTGATGTATAAATCCGGTTACTTTCCTAAAACACTTGGCGTGATGATAATTATTGCGGCATCAGCTTATTTGCTTGATGCTTTCGCAAAGATCCTGTTAATAAATTACAACAGTTACCAGGAAATAATTACAGTGGCGGTATTAGCTCCAGCATTTATCGGCGAGCTAGCTCTTTGTTTGTGGCTGTTGTTTAGAGGTGTAGAAGAAGCGCGACTAAATTCTATTACAACATAGTTAACAAACAGAGGAATTATGAAAGCAATAATTTATGATACTTATGGGCCGCCAGAAGTACTAAAAAATGTTGAATTAAATAAACCTATTCCTGGAGAAAATGAAATACTTATTAGAAACCGCGCAGCATCTGTAAACTATGGGGATATTATAGCTAGAAATTTTAAAGATATAACTCCGCAAAAATTTAATATGCCTTTTCTCTTTTGGATAATGGCAAGAAGTTTTTTTGGAATTAGCAAACCAAAAGTAAAAATTCTCGGTAGTGAATTTTCCGGTGATGTTGAGGCTGTTGGAAAAAACATTACAGGATTTAAAGTTGGTGATAAAGTTTTTGGTTACCGCGGACAAAGTATGGGAACCTATGCAGAATATTTTGTTGTTCCAGAAAAAAGTGTTGTTTCATTAAAACCTGAAAACATTTCGTATGAAGAAGCTGCCGCTGTTCCGGGTGGAAGTATGGTAGCTCTGTTTGCCGTAAAAAAAGTTAATGTTCAAAAAGGAGAAAAGGTGCTGGTTATCGGTGCTTCGGGCGGAAACGGAAATTTTATTGTACAGATTGCAAAAGATTTTGGTGCACAAGTTACGGGCGTTAGCGGCACCAACCGCATAGATTTTGTTAAGGCATTAGGCGCAGATAAAGTAATCGACTATACAAAAGAAGATTTTTCTAAAAGCGGCGAAAAGTATGATGTAATATTTGATATTCTTGGAAGAACTGGATTTGCTAAATGTAAAAACTCATTAACTGAAAATGGAAAGTACGTGCTTATAAGCTTTAAAGTTAAGCAGCTTTTGCAAATGATATGGACATCCATTTTTGGTAAGAAAAAAGTTATATGTGTTTTATCTCCACAAAAGCTTAGTGATCTTATTATTGTAAGTAAGATGATTGAGGAGGGAAAAATAAAATCAATACTAGATAAAACTTTTCCCAAAGGGCAGGCTGTTGAAGCACATAAATATATTGAGAAAGGTAACAAAAAAGGAAATGTTGTAATATCGCTTTAATCTTTAAAAACTTGTTGTTATAATAGAAAATGATGAGCTTAAAAGAAACTTAATTGATCATTCTCTGCGATTGAATCAAAGTTTTTTCCGAGGAGAGAAAGAACTGAATCAGCAATTGGCTTTAGTTGTTTTTCAATGTAATGATCGTAATCAAAATCATTGTGCTTTAGTTCAATAGGTATTGGTCCGCGCTGTGTAATTGCATAATAAATTACATCGCGTGGTTCGTTAAGTAATTTAGCAGCTCGCGCATGCGGTGGAACATTTTTAGTATAGTCTTCAACATCTTTTCTCAATCGCTTTCTGTAAATTAATTTGTCGTCAAATTCGCCCGACTTAAGTTTTTGCACTTCACCGCGAATCCAATCTTCAACTTCAGCACCATCAAAAACTTTTTGGTACAATTGAACTTGAAATTCCTTTGCAAGTTTTGTCCAATCTGAGCGCACGAATTCCATTCCAACAAATTCTATTTTTTCTATTCCGTCTTTTGTAACCAAACCGGCGTATCTTTTCTTAGCTCCAATCTCAGCACCGCGTGCAGGAGTAATAATAAATTTTCTATAATACTTTTCAAACTCTAATTCTAAATAAGATTCAACTTTAAATTCCTTTTTAAGCCGGTTCTTCCAATAGTGGTTAAGTTCTTTAACAATTTTTTTACCCTGCACTTCACCATCATCAAAAGAAATATCTTTTAGCATTACGAATAGAGAATCTGTATCACCATAAACTACTTTTAACCCCTTGTTCTCAAGATAGTCTTTACTCCCGAGTAAAAGTTTGTGTCCACTTCCTGTAATTGCCCGCGGAAGATCCGGATGATAAAATCTACATCCGTAAGAACCCATTACGCCGTAAAAACTGTTCATTAAAATTTTTATTGCCTGAGAAAGCTGTTTGTCCTTTTTCTTTTTTGCAGTATCGCGCAGCTTCATTAGTTCATCAATAAAATCTGGAAGAATATGAAGTGAAGATGAAAATTTATAACCGTTTAATGTGTGTATAGTATCAACATCTTTCATTAAAAGCGAATAAGGATCAATCTTAAAAGTTTGAATGATAGATGGATACAGACTTTTAAAATCCAACACGATCACATTTTCATAAATACCGGGATTAGGTTCAATCACATATCCGCCCGCAGCGTGTTCGGATACGTGGATATCTTTTAAGTTGGGTGCAACAAATTCTGCACGATGTAAGCGTGGTAAATAAAAATGATCAAATGCAGCAGTCATCATTCCAAGTTGATCCATTAACAAACCAGATATTTGAGCTCGACGAACTGAAAGCTCTACCAATCCTGTTTTAGAAAAAATATCTGTAACAAGAACGGCATCCTGTAAATTATATTCTGCAAGTGATGTTTTATCTTCTTTAAATAAGCGTTCAATCTCTTCTATTTTATTTTCATCGGGGGTGATAGTTTTTCCGATTCCTAAAAGTTCTTGCGCAACTGTTTCAAGTTTAAAATCCTCAAAACTGAAAAATGAAGCTCGCAGCATGGATGGACCATCAATTACAACTCTGCCCGTAACTGAAATAAAATGTCCGCTTGGTTTTCTTTGTCTTATAGAAACCCTTCCGTTTGCACGTGCAATATCCAAGCTGATTCCAAGCTCACGGCATTTGTTATCAAGAAAAAGAAGATCAAAACCAACTACGTGCCAACCAATCATTATATCAGGATCAGCATCTTTAAACCATTTGAAGAAATTGTTAAGCAAATCTCGTTCATTATCAAAAAAAGAAATTAGATCAGATGGACGTTTTGGTTTTT
Protein-coding regions in this window:
- a CDS encoding NAD(P)-dependent alcohol dehydrogenase, producing MKAIIYDTYGPPEVLKNVELNKPIPGENEILIRNRAASVNYGDIIARNFKDITPQKFNMPFLFWIMARSFFGISKPKVKILGSEFSGDVEAVGKNITGFKVGDKVFGYRGQSMGTYAEYFVVPEKSVVSLKPENISYEEAAAVPGGSMVALFAVKKVNVQKGEKVLVIGASGGNGNFIVQIAKDFGAQVTGVSGTNRIDFVKALGADKVIDYTKEDFSKSGEKYDVIFDILGRTGFAKCKNSLTENGKYVLISFKVKQLLQMIWTSIFGKKKVICVLSPQKLSDLIIVSKMIEEGKIKSILDKTFPKGQAVEAHKYIEKGNKKGNVVISL
- a CDS encoding DUF1684 domain-containing protein, translating into MLKSFLFFSVLIITFACTQKPTADPNYVKEIKDWDAKRVSRLKADDGWLNLAGRFWLRPGISTFGSAKDNDLIVESAAFPQYAGTFLFVDSNVTFKVDKDIEVLLNGNPVKEIKLIDDQKKDITVLQIGSVKFNLIIRDTLYGIRFRDLNSELVKNFKGIERFPIDENWKLNATFETYNPPKEIAVPNILGQVNKEKSSGAVVFKKNGGYYKIDAVDEGDENLFLIFADHTSGVETYGGGRFMYVSKPDSTGTILLDFNKAFNPPCVFTKFATCPMPPIQNYLKLRIEAGEKVYGH
- a CDS encoding DNA polymerase II, with the translated sequence MKKNVNNITTEVFLLTGEWSDYSGKNVLKFIGTSNQLGAVEIIITNNKPVFFVEKDVVQNPLTKTYLRKETKLRNFNNKPVDAIYFNTQKSLTAFVETCHQSNQTTYESDVDPLRRFLMEKSINSQMKITGVAEQRNSIVRFTDPNIESYNTIPEFVIASIDIETGVKTNQLYSIAVHITGKKGDDKKVFMIGEKPKRPSDLISFFDNERDLLNNFFKWFKDADPDIMIGWHVVGFDLLFLDNKCRELGISLDIARANGRVSIRQRKPSGHFISVTGRVVIDGPSMLRASFFSFEDFKLETVAQELLGIGKTITPDENKIEEIERLFKEDKTSLAEYNLQDAVLVTDIFSKTGLVELSVRRAQISGLLMDQLGMMTAAFDHFYLPRLHRAEFVAPNLKDIHVSEHAAGGYVIEPNPGIYENVIVLDFKSLYPSIIQTFKIDPYSLLMKDVDTIHTLNGYKFSSSLHILPDFIDELMKLRDTAKKKKDKQLSQAIKILMNSFYGVMGSYGCRFYHPDLPRAITGSGHKLLLGSKDYLENKGLKVVYGDTDSLFVMLKDISFDDGEVQGKKIVKELNHYWKNRLKKEFKVESYLELEFEKYYRKFIITPARGAEIGAKKRYAGLVTKDGIEKIEFVGMEFVRSDWTKLAKEFQVQLYQKVFDGAEVEDWIRGEVQKLKSGEFDDKLIYRKRLRKDVEDYTKNVPPHARAAKLLNEPRDVIYYAITQRGPIPIELKHNDFDYDHYIEKQLKPIADSVLSLLGKNFDSIAENDQLSFF
- a CDS encoding DUF4386 domain-containing protein codes for the protein MKTSRKTSRLTGVLYLIIIATGMFAEFFVRANLIVPSDASATTNNIIASESLFRLNIFADLVMIICDVGLAILFYLLLKPVSKPLALLASFFRLAQATSLGVNLLNMFFVLQLISGANYLAVLEPNQLQAFIMMFLESHSTGYTLALVFFGFNLIILGVLMYKSGYFPKTLGVMIIIAASAYLLDAFAKILLINYNSYQEIITVAVLAPAFIGELALCLWLLFRGVEEARLNSITT